The Alphaproteobacteria bacterium genome segment CGACGCCAGCTTGGTCACCCGCCACCTTGACGAAATGCGTCCCGACGTGGTTATCCATGCTGCGGCCTGGACGGATATCGAAAGGTGTGAGCAAGACCCCGAAGGTGCGGAGCGAGCGAATGTCTTGCCCGCCGCGAATCTTGCAGAAGCAATGCCTGAGGAAACTCGATTGGTCTTCCTTTCGACCGATCAAGTATACGCGGACGAGCCGGGCCTCAAACGCGAGGGTATCGCCGAGCTTCCGGTAAACGAGTACGGCCGCAGCAAGTTGAGGGGAGAACGGGCAGCGTGCAGGCACAAGAATACAGTTGTGCTTCGTTGCAACCTTTTTGGACCGTCCCGAACACCAGGGCGGTCCAGCCTTAGTGACTGGGTCGTCAAGAATCTGGCTGAAAACAAAGAAATAGGCCTATTTACCGATTCCTTCTTCTCGCCCCTACACATGGAAACGCTAGCTGCCGCCGTTTGCCACATGGCGATTGCCGAAGTTCGCGGCACCTACAACCTCGGATGCCGGAACGGGCGATCAAAGCGGGACTTTGCCTATTTGGTGGCGTCGCATCTCGGTTTGCCCTTCACGAGCGCCCGAGATGCGCGGGCATCGGACATTCCGGATCGAGCCCCGCGGCCAAAGGATCTGCGGATGGACGTTTCAAGGATCGAAGCGATTCTCGGGCGGCCGATGCCGTCCCTGGAGGAGGAGATTGCAAAGCTATGACGAAGCACTCGAAAGATATCGAGATCGGCCGTCACCGAATTGGCGTAGATCAGCCCGTTTACTTTATCGCCGATATCGCGGCTAATCATGACGGAGATCTCGGTCGAGCGATCGATCTCATCCATCTCTGCGCCGACGCGGGAGCGCAGGCGGCGAAGTTTCAGAATTTCCGAGCTTCGACCATCGTGTCCGATTTCGGCTTCCGGTCGCTGGGAACGCAGCAGGGCCATCAGTCGAAGTGGAAGAAAAGCGTGATCGACGTCTACGAAGAGGCTTCCCTACCGCTGGGATGGACGCCGCAGCTTCGCGAGGCCTGCGACAAATCCGGCATCGACTATTTCACGACTCCCTATGACCTCGATCTGCTCGCGCAGTTATCGGAGTTCGTTTGTGCCTGGAAACTCGGATCAGGGGATATTACTTGGCACGAGAACATATTAGCCCTCGCTTCGGAAGGGAAGCCGCTCCTCATTGCAACCGGAGCGTCCGACATGAACGAGGTCCGAGCGGCTGTTGAAGTCGCCAAGACGCAAACCGACGACATTGTCCTTATGCAGTGCAATACTAACTATACCGGCTCGTTGGAGAACTTTCGTCACATAGCTCTCAATGTTCTCAAGACTTACGCGACCGAGTTCCCGGATGTCGTCCTTGGGTTGTCGGACCATACTCCGGGACACGCAACCGTGCTCGGTTCGGTGGCGCTCGGTGCGCGGGCCATCGAGAAGCATTTCACTGACAGCACGGGTCGCGACGGACCAGATCACGCCTTTGCTATGGATCCGAAGGCTTGGCGCGAAATGGTTGACCGGACCCGAGAGCTGGAACTCGCGCTTGGACCGTCGGAGAAACGAGTAATGGAGAACGAGCGTGAAACGGTAGTAGTACAGCGGCGTTCACTTCGTGTGAAGAAAGACATCGCTGAGGGAAGTGTACTAACCGGCGATGATCTCGCTCCGCTTCGTCCATGCCCGCCAGACGCCATTTCGCCTTACAAAATGAACGAAGTGGTGGGGCGCAGGCTCCGCCGTAGCATTCCGGCCGGTGACTACGTGCGCTGGAACGACCTCGCTTGACGGTTGCAATCGTTATTCCTGCGTTTAATGAAGCCGGCTCGATTGGTCAGGTAGTTGTAGGAGTGAAGTCTTTGGGGCACGTCATCGTCGTCGACGATGCCTCCAGCGACGCGACAGCGGATGTCGCTGAGAGCGTCGGTGCGCACGTCGTGCGCCATGAAACGAACAAGGGATATTCTGGCGCCTTGAACTCAGGCTTCCGGACGGCCCGGGATCTGAGTGCGGACGTTTGTGTCACTTTTGACGCAGATGGACAGCATCGTGCCGAGGACTTGCGTTCCATTCTTGACTTGATGGGGCGCGATGATGTTGCGCTCGTGATCGGCGCGCGTCCGTCGCAAGCACGCATTTCCGAGAGAGTCTTTTCGGCCTATGCGCGCCAGCGGTACGGGATTCCAGACATACTGTGCGGTCTAAAGGCATATCGGATGGACCTCTTTGACGCGCGCGGATATTTCGACATGATCGACTCGATCGGAACAGAACTTGCCCTTTCCAGCATCGCCCACGGCGCGCGGTGGACCTCTTTTCCCATCGCGGTCGAAATCCGCGCGGATCAGCCTCGAATGGGCAACGCTCTTCGCGCGAATTGGCTTATCTTCCGTGC includes the following:
- a CDS encoding N-acetylneuraminate synthase family protein, with amino-acid sequence MTKHSKDIEIGRHRIGVDQPVYFIADIAANHDGDLGRAIDLIHLCADAGAQAAKFQNFRASTIVSDFGFRSLGTQQGHQSKWKKSVIDVYEEASLPLGWTPQLREACDKSGIDYFTTPYDLDLLAQLSEFVCAWKLGSGDITWHENILALASEGKPLLIATGASDMNEVRAAVEVAKTQTDDIVLMQCNTNYTGSLENFRHIALNVLKTYATEFPDVVLGLSDHTPGHATVLGSVALGARAIEKHFTDSTGRDGPDHAFAMDPKAWREMVDRTRELELALGPSEKRVMENERETVVVQRRSLRVKKDIAEGSVLTGDDLAPLRPCPPDAISPYKMNEVVGRRLRRSIPAGDYVRWNDLA
- a CDS encoding glycosyltransferase family 2 protein produces the protein MTVAIVIPAFNEAGSIGQVVVGVKSLGHVIVVDDASSDATADVAESVGAHVVRHETNKGYSGALNSGFRTARDLSADVCVTFDADGQHRAEDLRSILDLMGRDDVALVIGARPSQARISERVFSAYARQRYGIPDILCGLKAYRMDLFDARGYFDMIDSIGTELALSSIAHGARWTSFPIAVEIRADQPRMGNALRANWLIFRALFRVIRADLGGWRQ